The window GCTGGAAGCAAAGAGGCGCTGGGGAATCCCCCTGGTACTAACGGCCCACAACGTTTGGTCCGACTCCGTCTGGGAAGAAATGTGCCGTCATGCCTCCGAGTGGGACGCGGTAATTGCGGTAAGCCATTACATCAAGAAAGAACTGGTTAAAGCCGGTTTTCCGGAAGACAGGATTACCGTGGTTCACCACGGCATCGATCTGGAAAGATTTAGACCTCCTACAAAAGAGGATCTGCAAAAGGCATGGGAAACCTATCCGGAACTAAAAGGGAAAAGGGTTATCTTCCACCCGGCGCGCATGAGTTTTGATAAGGGCTGCCATATCAGCATCAAGGCCTTCAAACTCATCAAGGAACAATTCCCGGATGCCCTGCTGGTGCTGGCCGGTACGGAAAAAACCGTGGACTGGGGCAGCCGGCAGCCCGAACACGTATCCATGATCAAACGCCTGATTACGGAACTGGGGCTGGAACGGGATGTTTCTATCCGTTTCTTCTCCTGGGATGAAATACCGTTGATGTACCAGGCCGCAGAAATTTGCATCTACCCCTCCTGCTTTGAGGAACCCTTTGGCCTGGCCATGCTGGAATCCTTAGCCACGGGTCGCCCCATGGTAGTCAGCCGGGCCGGCGGTATGCCCGAGGTAATCCAGGACGATATGAACGGCTACGTGGTGCCGATGCACGATCACGAGGCTTTAGCCGAAAGGTGCTGCCATTTGCTGGCCAATCCCCAGAAGGCCCGGCAAATGGGTGAAACAGGGCGGCAAATGGTGGAAAAAAACTTTACCCGCGAAGTCATGACCGCCCGTACACTCCAGGTTTACGGTAAAGTACTGGCCTTTTACCTGCGCAAGCAAACACAAATTGCCTAGGAGGTAATGCGGTGCTTGATATCACCCACATACCGGGGTTAGCCACCCGGACATGCCTTTCCCAGGAAGTGCTTAAAGAAGGAGAACTTTTTTTCATTTGCGGACCCGAGGGAGAGGTGTCCCATGAGCATAACGGGGGCTTTGGACTCTATTACCGGGATACCCGCTTTCTGAGCTGTTTGGAAATGGGCCTAACGGAAGGGAACCTTTTATTCCTCTCCTCCTCCATTAAGGATAGCCACTTTGCCCAATTCGAACTTACCAACCCGGCCCTGAACCGGGATAGTCATGTTATCCCGGCAAGCACCATTCACATCCGTGCCCTGCGGGTCCTGGATAACGCCCTATTTCAACGGGTGCGGCTAATCAATTTCAATCCCATGCCCGTGATGATCACCCTGCAGATCACCCTGGGGGCCGATTTTCGGGATATTTTTGAGGTACGGGGCTTTATCCGCGACCAAAAGGGGGAAATTTTTACCCCGGTGTCTACCCGGGAGGGAGTTCTCTTTGGATACCGGGGAAGGGATAACCTGTGCCGTTATACCAGAGTTTCCTTTTCCCCTTATCCCGACAGTGTGGAGGTAAACGAGGGAAAAAACCTGGCCACTGCCCGGTTCTCCCTCACCCTGCCTCCCGGACGCAAAGTTTACCTTTACATGCAGGTAAAGCCCTTTATTGGCAGCAAGCCCAATCCTGCCTGCACCCGCGGGAAAGGAACTATTGCCGCGGGATTCAGCCGGGCGGTGCGCAAAACCTATTCTCTTTATGAAAAGTGGAAACAGCAGTGTACCCAGTTTAAAAGTGATAATGTCTTTTTGAGCAACATGCTCCGGCGTAACGTGACCGACCTGTACGCCCTGTGCACATGCTATCCCGATCTGGGCACCATTGTGCAGGCCGGCATACCATGGTATGCGGCCTCCTTTGGGCGGGACGCCCTGATTACTTCCTGGCAGGCCTTAATTGTCAACCCCGACATTGCACGGAAAAGCTTGTACTTCCTGGCCCGCCTGCAGGGGAAAGAGGATAACCCCTGGCGGGATGAAGAACCCGGGAAGATACTCCACGAGCTCCGCCGGGGAGAGCTGGCTGCCTGCGGGGAAATTCCCCATACTCCCTACTATGGCAGCGTGGACGCCACTCCCTGGTTCATCATCCTGCTTTCCGAAACCTACCGCTGGACTGGAGACAAACAGATGGTCCTCGATCTGGCTCCGAACCTTTTTGCGGCCGTGGAATGGTGCCGGAAATACGGGGATATGGACGGCGACGGGTTTATTGAATATACCGTCCGTTCCCCCGGGGGGCTGACAAACCAGGGCTGGAAAGATTCCTGGGACGGGGTTATTGATCCCCGGGGCAGCCTGCCCACCGGTCCCATTGCCCTGGTGGAAGTACAAGCCTATTATTACCTTGCTTTAAAGCGGGCCGCTGAAATGGGCCGGGTACTGGGAAAGGACGACTGGTCCCGGGAGCTGGAAGAGGAGGCCATGGTCCTGCAACGCAAGTTTTTAGAGGCTTTCTGGATGGAAGAGGAACAGTACCTGGCCTTTGCCCTTGATGGTGACAAAAAACAGGTTAAAACCATTGTCTCTAACCCGGGCCACTGCCTGTTTACCGGCATTCTACCCGATGAACTGGCCATAGCCGTGGCCCGGCGGCTGTTAACCAGCGACATGTATTCCGGATGGGGTATTCGCACCATGAGCAAATCCATGGGGCCGTATAATCCCATGAGTTATCATAATGGTTCGGTCTGGCCCCATGACAACGCCATCATTGCCTACGGGTTACGTTGCTGTCGCCAGTTTGACCTTCTGGAAAAAGTGGTCACCGGCCTTTTCGAGGCGGCCATGTCCTTTCCCTATCACCGGCTGCCGGAAGTCTTCTGTGGTTTCACCAGGCGCAGAGACGGCGGCCCCGTACATTACCCCACCGCCTGTGATCCCCAGGCCTGGGCTGTAGGGACCATGCCCCTGCTCATACGTACCATGCTGGGCATCTCCTGCTGGGGCAACGAGGTGCGGGTGAGTGCTCCCCAGCTGCCTCCCTGGGTCCAGGAAATCCAGATCTGCAACCTGGCCGCAGGTTGCGGAACGGTGGATCTGGAATTTACCCGCAAACAGGGCAAAGCCTATTGCGGAGTACTGCGGGCCACGGGCAACACCCGCGTGATCGTTGAAAATTAAAAAGGAGGTGGAAGTTGTGTACGGCTATGGACGAAATCCCGTACAGGTGGTTGTAGTTTCCAACCGGGGACCCTATACCTTCCAGGATGGTCACGATCAATTAATTACCAGGCGCACGGTAGGAGGACTGGCTTCGGCGGTGGAACCGGTATTGACCGCCCACGGGGGGACCTGGATCTCCTGGTGCGGGCGCATTGATAATACCGGCAAGGACCTTGGCGTTAAGCTGGGCATCCCACCGGGAGAGCCGCGCTACCATATCCAGGAGGTTTTTCTCTCCGCAGAAGAACATGACAACTACTACCACGGTTTCTGCAACGCCTGTCTCTGGCCCCTGTGCCACCAACTGCCCGAACGTTGTTCCTTTGAAAAGGCTTACTGGGATGCTTACCGCCGGGTCAACCAGAAGTTCGCCCGCATCACCCTGGAAGCAAAAAAGGAAATTTACTGGATACACGATTTTCACCTTGCCCTGGTACCACAGCTTTTGCGGCACCTGTCACCGGGAGCTACTATTGCCTTCTTCTGGCACATTCCCTTTCCCCCGGCAGACCTTTTCCAGATCCTCCCCTGGGGACGGCAGATCATCTACGGTCTTCTGGGCAGCGACCTGATCGCCTTCCATACCAGCCGGTACGTACAGAATTTTCTTGATACCGTTGCCTGCTATTACCCGGCTAGAATTTACCCGGAACAGGGCCTGATTCGCCTGCGCAACCGCCGCATTTTGGTGCAGGCTTTGCCGGTAGGTATTAACTGCCACCGCTTTGAACAGCTGGCCGCCGATCCCGCCGTGCGGGCCAGGGCGGAGGAAATACGCAAATCCCTCGGTGCGGAAAAGGTGCTTCTGGGCATAGACCGCATGGACTATACCAAAGGAATTCCCGAGCGGATACGGGCCATGGCCTACTTTTTGGAAAAGTATCCTGAATACCGCGGAAGGGTCACCCTGTTACAAATTGCCGTGCCCAGCCGCAATGGTATTGGCGAATACGGAGCCTTAAAGCAGGAAGTGGAACGAATAGTAGGCGAAATCAACGGACGGTACGACCAGATGTATGGAGCCGTGCCGGTGCGCTACCGCTATCAATCCCTGGATCAGGCAGAACTGGTTGCTCATTACCTGGCTGCCGACGTGCTGCTGGTGACAGCCTTAAGGGACGGCCTTAATCTGGTGGCCAAAGAATTTGTGATTTCGCGCATTGATGGCAAGGGAGTGCTTATCCTGAGCCCCTTTGCCGGAGCGGCCCAGGAACTTCACGGGGCACTGCTGGCCAATCCCTTTGAACCGGCCCACCTGGCAGCCAAAATCAAAATGGCCCTGGAGATGCCTTTCCAGGAACAAAAAAGCCGCCTGGAATCCTTGCGCCGTATCGTGAAAAGCCGGGATGTGCGCTGGTGGTGCCAGAGCAACTTGAAACTGGTTAAAAGCCTGGGTTCCGGCCTCACCCCGGCAACCACCAACGCGGCCAACCTGTAAACCGGGAGGCCAGGTTCCCTGGTGCGCAAGGAACCGCCCCTGGCAACCCCGGAAAAACTGGCTGCATGGATGGCCGCGGCATCCCGGTTGCTGCTCATGCTGGATTACGACGGCACCCTGGTACCCATTGCCCCCACCCCGGATCTGGCCCGGCCGGACCCGGAACTTCTGGCTACTCTGCAAAAATTATCCCTTTCCCCCGGTCGAGTGGTAGCAGTGATCAGCGGTCGTAAACTGGCCGAACTACAAAAATTACTCCCCCTGACCGGCCTGCACCTGGCTGGTTCCCACGGTGCAGAAATACAGGAAACCGGGGGCAAATTATACCGCCTGATCGAGGATCGCAAGCTGGAAGAAAACATTTTAAGCCTGGAAAGGGTAGCCAGGGAATGTGTGGCCAACAGCAGGGGCTTTTTAGTGGAAAATAAAGGCATCTCACTGGCCTTACATTATCGCCAGGCGGACCCCGAACTGGCCCGGCAGGTGCTGGTTAGTTTTATCGAAAAAGTGGCCCCCATCATGGACAAAAACCGGCTGGAGCTCTTGCCGGGGAAGAAGGTGCTGGAAATACGCCCCCGGGGAGTAAATAAAGGAAAAGCAGTGCAGTACCTTTGCGGGAAATATGACGGGGCACTACCTGTTTATATTGGAGACGACCGCACCGATGAGGATGCCTTTATGGCCCTTAAAAGAGGCTGTGGTATCCTGGTGAGCCCCCAATCCCGCGCCAGCGCCGCAACCGTTCGCTTGTCCTCACCCCGGGAGGTGTACACATTGCTTCTCCTGCTCGCCAAGGGCTATTTTTAGCCCCTTAAAGACAACTTAAGAATAACAATAAGTTGCTTCTATTAGAATGCCAATAGTGGGAAACACAAATGCAGGCCGCCAAGGGTATGCTTTCTCCCCCAGCCGGACATGATAAACACAACCGACACCAGGTTCAAAGTAGGTGAGATACTTGGCGGACCTGCATGCTTTTTTTTGCCCCCAAACGGTAGCCATTGTCGGTGCTTCCCAAAAACCGGGTAAAATTGGCAACGTGTTGGTGAAAAATATGATCGCCTGCGGTTACCCGGGCAGGATTTATCCCGTCAATCCCAAAGAGGAAGAAATAGAAGGGCTTCGCTGTTATCCTAATTTAAGCGCCATCGGAGAAAACGTGGACCTGGTGGTGGTCGCCGTTCCGGCCAACCGGGTTATCGCCGTAGCACAGGAATGCGGCCTTGCGGGGGCCAAAAATCTGGTGGTAATCTCGGCAGGATTTAAGGAAGTGGGCAAGGAAGGATTAATTCTGGAAAAGGAACTCACCCGCATTTGCCGCAGCTACGGCATGGGCCTTTTAGGGCCCAATTGCGTTGGCATGATGGATACCCACGTACCCATAAACGCTTCCTTTTCTGCCGTTTTTCCGAAGCAGGGGAATATCGCTTTCATTTCCCAGAGCGGGGCCATGCTGGTAGCCATTTTGGACTGGAGCCTGACCACCGGACTGGGCTTTTCCCGGATTGTCAGCCTGGGAAACAAGGCCGATCTTAATGAAGCAGATTTTATAGCCGACGCGGCCAACGACCCCAACACCAGGGTCATCCTCTGTTACATCGAGGACGTGACCCGGGGCCAGCAGTTTTTACAGGTGGCCAGAGCGGCCAGCCGCAAAAAGCCGGTGATCATCCTCAAAAGCGGTGCCAGCCAGGCCGGGGCCCAGGCCGCCTCCTCTCATACCGGAGCCCTTGCCGGCAGCGACCTGGCCTATGAGACGGCTTTCCGGCAATGCGGAATCATCCGCGCCCGGAGCATGGCCGAACTTTTTGATTTAGCCGTTGCCTTTGCTCACCAGCCCGTGCCCAAAGGAAACCGGGTGGCGGTGGTCACCAATGCCGGTGGACCCGGCATTGTAACCACGGACAGCATCGAAATGAGCGAACTGACCATGGCCCGCTTCAGCAAGGAAACCAGCCAGGAGTTAAGGGTCAACCTGCCGCGGGAAGCGGCCATTTACAACCCGGTGGATGTCCTGGGTGACGCTGACGAAAACCGCTATCGCTCTGCTCTGGAAAAGGTGCTCGGTGATCAAAGTGTGGATAGCGCGGTGGTACTGGTCTGCCCCACGGCAGTCACGGAACCAGAACAAACCGCCCGGGCCATCATTGAAACTCACCGCATTTACCCGAACAAGCCGGTATTTGCTGCCTATATGGGCGGAAAAACCCTGGCGGGAGGAGCTAAGCTCCTGGCAGAAGAAGGCATACCCTGTTTCACCTTCCCCGAACCGGCGGTCAGAGCCTTGAGCGGGATGGTGCGCTACGCCCGTGCCAGGGAATTGCCGGAAAAAGAAAAGGAGCTCGAGCTGGGTGGTATCCAGCCCGAGCCGGTTAAGGAAATCTTGCAAAAAGTACGCCAGGAAGGCCGGTTAACTCTTCTCGGCAGTGAAGCCAGCCAGGTGGCCGGTTGCTATGGGATTGCCGTGGCCCCCATTGTCCTGGCCACCAGTCCCCATGAAGCAGCGGCCAGGGCCCAGGAAATTGGTTTCCCGGTAGTCATGAAAGTAGCCTCCCCCCAAATTTTACATAAAACCGACATCGGGGGAGTAAAAATAGGGGTGGAAACGCCGCAGGAAGTGAAAAAAGCATTTATTGAGATTACCGAAAACGTCCAGCGCTTCCTGCCCAAAGTCGTTATCCATGGCATTGAGATTCAAAAAATGATGCCCCAGGGAACGGAATTAATCATTGGCATGACCCGGGACGTACAGTTCGGCCCTTTGATAGCCTTTGGACTGGGAGGAATTTACGTCAACCTTTTAAAAGATGTCTCCTTCCGCCTGGCCCACGGCCTGACCAGGCAGGAAATCCAGCAAATGCTTACCGAAACTAAGGCCTACACGTTGTTACGGGGTTACCGCGGCGAAAAGCCAAAAGATCTTGGGGCAATCGTGGAAATGATTGCCCGGACTGCCAGGTTGGTGCTTGACTTTCCCGAAATTGGGGAAATGGATATCAACCCGGTTTTTGCCTATCCGGACGGGGCCTTTGCCCTGGACATAAAAATCACCATATCGTGAGGTGTGAGCAGTGAAAAACCTTTATGTCATGGGTACGGCGGGCAGTGGGAAAACAGCCATGGCGGTGGGCCTGGCCCTAAAACTGCTCCAGCATGGATACAAGGTAGCCTATTTTAAGCCGGTGGGCCATCCCACCGGCTTAAGGGAACAGAATGATGAAGACGCACGGCTCATGCAGGAGGTGTTAGATTTAAAACAACCCCTGGATGTAATCGCACCCTTTCTCGCCGGTCCGTCCTATCTGTCGGGCTACCGGCAATGCGAGGCATTAGAACGGATCTTATCCTGCTACCGGCAGGTCAGTGCCGGGGCGGACGTGGTGCTTATCGGGGGAACCGCCTTCCCCCATATCATGGGGTGCTGGGGCCTGGATGCCGTCACCCTGGCCAAAAAGTTTGAAGCTCTGGTCTTGTTCACGATCCGCATTGAGAATGATTTCAGTCTGGATGAAGCCATTTTCATCAACAGCTACCTGGCAAATCAGAACATCAAGGTGCTGGGGAATGTTTTTAACAACGTCCCCCGCCCGTTGCTGGCCAAAACAAAAGGGATTTATAAGTCCATCCTTGCCGAACGGGGATACCGTACCCTGGGTATCATTCCCCAACGTCCGGAAATATCTTCGCCCACAGTGACGGAATATTACGAAACACTGGGCGGGGAAATCCTGGCCGGCGAGGAAAATATGGACCGGCTGGTAGAGGACGTGATTGTCGGTGCGATGACTATTGAAAGTGCCCTGGGTTACCTGCGGCGGTCTCCCAATAAAGCGGTAATTACCGGGGGTGACCGGGCCGACCTGGCCCTGGCGGCCCTGGAAACCAGCACCTCGGTGCTAATCCTCACCGGTGGTTTATATCCGGACGTAAAGGTTATTGCCCGGGCAGCAGAAAAAAATGTACCGGTTATTCTGGTGCATTACGACACCTTTACCACTATTGAAAAGCTGGCGGAGATTAGCCGGCGTATCCGCCCCCGGGACCGCAAACGCATTGCCCTGGCCCGGGAAAACATAGAAAAATACTGCGACTTTCCCGCCATACTTCAGGCCCTGGCGGATTAGCCCTGGGCCGCCCGGGAATTAACACCGTCACTAACCTTAACTCCTCTTAATTCCGCCCGTCCGTTGCGAATCTGGGTCATGATCTTGTCCAGTTCCTCTTCCAGCCCCCCCAGAATCTCATCGGCATACTCCCGGGCACCCTGTTTGATTTCCCTGGCCACCTGTTCCGCCTTGTGGACAATTTCGTCCGCCATAGCCTGGGCCTTTTTTACCACTTCGCTTTCTTCCGCCCGTTTTTCCAGCTGTTTCTGGGCATCCTCCAAAAGACGCCCGGCCTCCTTGCGGGTGTCGGCCAGCACCTTTTCCCGTTCCTGGAGGAGCCAGCGTGCCTGGCGCAATTCTTCGGGCAGAGTGGTGCGAATACGGTCCAGGTAATCCAGCAGGCGATCCTCGTCCACCATCACCCGCCTGGTCATGGGTATCCGGGGACTATTTTCAATCATCTCCTCCATCTCATTTAAAATATGGAACAGCTCCACTCCTACCCCTCCCTAACCGGTTGTTGAAGGGCCATAAATTTTTCCCGCAACTTCTGTTCTACCACGGGGGGTACCAGGTCACGCACACAGCCCCCGAAGTAAGCTACTTCCTTTACGGCACTGGAACTGATGAAGGAATATTCCGCCCTGGTCATGAGGAACAAGGTATCTATTGAAGGAACCAGTTTCTTGTTGGTCAGGGCCATCATAAACTCGTTTTCAAAATCTGAAATGGCCCGCAGGCCCCGGATAATTGCCTGGGCACCCAGCCTTTTCGCGTAATTTACCGTCAGCCCATCAAAGGAATCTACCACCACGTTATAATAGGGCTGCAATACCTCCCGCAGCATTTCCAATCTTTCACTAACGGTAAAGAGCGGCT is drawn from Desulfofundulus luciae and contains these coding sequences:
- a CDS encoding glycosyltransferase family 4 protein, whose translation is MRVAMLHWAFPPIIGGVESHLAMLCPELARYGCQVSLLTGSTLEGEMDYTWRGLRILRRRLMDLNSLDAKKIMDRRNDIRRLIGDFIQQVHPDIIHAHNMHYFSPVHLEALLEAKRRWGIPLVLTAHNVWSDSVWEEMCRHASEWDAVIAVSHYIKKELVKAGFPEDRITVVHHGIDLERFRPPTKEDLQKAWETYPELKGKRVIFHPARMSFDKGCHISIKAFKLIKEQFPDALLVLAGTEKTVDWGSRQPEHVSMIKRLITELGLERDVSIRFFSWDEIPLMYQAAEICIYPSCFEEPFGLAMLESLATGRPMVVSRAGGMPEVIQDDMNGYVVPMHDHEALAERCCHLLANPQKARQMGETGRQMVEKNFTREVMTARTLQVYGKVLAFYLRKQTQIA
- a CDS encoding amylo-alpha-1,6-glucosidase, with amino-acid sequence MLDITHIPGLATRTCLSQEVLKEGELFFICGPEGEVSHEHNGGFGLYYRDTRFLSCLEMGLTEGNLLFLSSSIKDSHFAQFELTNPALNRDSHVIPASTIHIRALRVLDNALFQRVRLINFNPMPVMITLQITLGADFRDIFEVRGFIRDQKGEIFTPVSTREGVLFGYRGRDNLCRYTRVSFSPYPDSVEVNEGKNLATARFSLTLPPGRKVYLYMQVKPFIGSKPNPACTRGKGTIAAGFSRAVRKTYSLYEKWKQQCTQFKSDNVFLSNMLRRNVTDLYALCTCYPDLGTIVQAGIPWYAASFGRDALITSWQALIVNPDIARKSLYFLARLQGKEDNPWRDEEPGKILHELRRGELAACGEIPHTPYYGSVDATPWFIILLSETYRWTGDKQMVLDLAPNLFAAVEWCRKYGDMDGDGFIEYTVRSPGGLTNQGWKDSWDGVIDPRGSLPTGPIALVEVQAYYYLALKRAAEMGRVLGKDDWSRELEEEAMVLQRKFLEAFWMEEEQYLAFALDGDKKQVKTIVSNPGHCLFTGILPDELAIAVARRLLTSDMYSGWGIRTMSKSMGPYNPMSYHNGSVWPHDNAIIAYGLRCCRQFDLLEKVVTGLFEAAMSFPYHRLPEVFCGFTRRRDGGPVHYPTACDPQAWAVGTMPLLIRTMLGISCWGNEVRVSAPQLPPWVQEIQICNLAAGCGTVDLEFTRKQGKAYCGVLRATGNTRVIVEN
- a CDS encoding alpha,alpha-trehalose-phosphate synthase (UDP-forming), yielding MYGYGRNPVQVVVVSNRGPYTFQDGHDQLITRRTVGGLASAVEPVLTAHGGTWISWCGRIDNTGKDLGVKLGIPPGEPRYHIQEVFLSAEEHDNYYHGFCNACLWPLCHQLPERCSFEKAYWDAYRRVNQKFARITLEAKKEIYWIHDFHLALVPQLLRHLSPGATIAFFWHIPFPPADLFQILPWGRQIIYGLLGSDLIAFHTSRYVQNFLDTVACYYPARIYPEQGLIRLRNRRILVQALPVGINCHRFEQLAADPAVRARAEEIRKSLGAEKVLLGIDRMDYTKGIPERIRAMAYFLEKYPEYRGRVTLLQIAVPSRNGIGEYGALKQEVERIVGEINGRYDQMYGAVPVRYRYQSLDQAELVAHYLAADVLLVTALRDGLNLVAKEFVISRIDGKGVLILSPFAGAAQELHGALLANPFEPAHLAAKIKMALEMPFQEQKSRLESLRRIVKSRDVRWWCQSNLKLVKSLGSGLTPATTNAANL
- the otsB gene encoding trehalose-phosphatase, producing MRKEPPLATPEKLAAWMAAASRLLLMLDYDGTLVPIAPTPDLARPDPELLATLQKLSLSPGRVVAVISGRKLAELQKLLPLTGLHLAGSHGAEIQETGGKLYRLIEDRKLEENILSLERVARECVANSRGFLVENKGISLALHYRQADPELARQVLVSFIEKVAPIMDKNRLELLPGKKVLEIRPRGVNKGKAVQYLCGKYDGALPVYIGDDRTDEDAFMALKRGCGILVSPQSRASAATVRLSSPREVYTLLLLLAKGYF
- the acs gene encoding acetate--CoA ligase alpha subunit, which encodes MADLHAFFCPQTVAIVGASQKPGKIGNVLVKNMIACGYPGRIYPVNPKEEEIEGLRCYPNLSAIGENVDLVVVAVPANRVIAVAQECGLAGAKNLVVISAGFKEVGKEGLILEKELTRICRSYGMGLLGPNCVGMMDTHVPINASFSAVFPKQGNIAFISQSGAMLVAILDWSLTTGLGFSRIVSLGNKADLNEADFIADAANDPNTRVILCYIEDVTRGQQFLQVARAASRKKPVIILKSGASQAGAQAASSHTGALAGSDLAYETAFRQCGIIRARSMAELFDLAVAFAHQPVPKGNRVAVVTNAGGPGIVTTDSIEMSELTMARFSKETSQELRVNLPREAAIYNPVDVLGDADENRYRSALEKVLGDQSVDSAVVLVCPTAVTEPEQTARAIIETHRIYPNKPVFAAYMGGKTLAGGAKLLAEEGIPCFTFPEPAVRALSGMVRYARARELPEKEKELELGGIQPEPVKEILQKVRQEGRLTLLGSEASQVAGCYGIAVAPIVLATSPHEAAARAQEIGFPVVMKVASPQILHKTDIGGVKIGVETPQEVKKAFIEITENVQRFLPKVVIHGIEIQKMMPQGTELIIGMTRDVQFGPLIAFGLGGIYVNLLKDVSFRLAHGLTRQEIQQMLTETKAYTLLRGYRGEKPKDLGAIVEMIARTARLVLDFPEIGEMDINPVFAYPDGAFALDIKITIS
- a CDS encoding phosphotransacetylase family protein; this encodes MKNLYVMGTAGSGKTAMAVGLALKLLQHGYKVAYFKPVGHPTGLREQNDEDARLMQEVLDLKQPLDVIAPFLAGPSYLSGYRQCEALERILSCYRQVSAGADVVLIGGTAFPHIMGCWGLDAVTLAKKFEALVLFTIRIENDFSLDEAIFINSYLANQNIKVLGNVFNNVPRPLLAKTKGIYKSILAERGYRTLGIIPQRPEISSPTVTEYYETLGGEILAGEENMDRLVEDVIVGAMTIESALGYLRRSPNKAVITGGDRADLALAALETSTSVLILTGGLYPDVKVIARAAEKNVPVILVHYDTFTTIEKLAEISRRIRPRDRKRIALARENIEKYCDFPAILQALAD
- a CDS encoding ATPase translates to MELFHILNEMEEMIENSPRIPMTRRVMVDEDRLLDYLDRIRTTLPEELRQARWLLQEREKVLADTRKEAGRLLEDAQKQLEKRAEESEVVKKAQAMADEIVHKAEQVAREIKQGAREYADEILGGLEEELDKIMTQIRNGRAELRGVKVSDGVNSRAAQG
- the coaD gene encoding pantetheine-phosphate adenylyltransferase yields the protein MRIAVYPGSFDPITNGHLDVIERAACLFDQLVVAVSRNTSKKPLFTVSERLEMLREVLQPYYNVVVDSFDGLTVNYAKRLGAQAIIRGLRAISDFENEFMMALTNKKLVPSIDTLFLMTRAEYSFISSSAVKEVAYFGGCVRDLVPPVVEQKLREKFMALQQPVREG